The following are encoded together in the Colius striatus isolate bColStr4 chromosome 5, bColStr4.1.hap1, whole genome shotgun sequence genome:
- the PTF1A gene encoding pancreas transcription factor 1 subunit alpha, whose protein sequence is METVLLEHFPGGLDSFSSPPYFDEEDFFPEPPPRDGLAADGLLEPDVDFLSRQLQEYYRDGGESDGGYRCPAPAAAFPPSPASPGFAYECCGAAGAALLSPGGRLQALGSAKRRRRVRSEAELQQLRQAANVRERRRMQSINDAFEGLRSHIPTLPYEKRLSKVDTLRLAIGYINFLSELVQSDLPLRSAGSESPSQPKKIIICHRGTRSPSPSDPDYGLPPLAGHSLSWTDEKQLKEQNIIRTAKVWTPEDPRKVNKQPSRNDIENEPPFDFVA, encoded by the exons ATGGAGACGGTGCTACTGGAACACTTCCCCGGGGGGCTGGACTCCTTCTCGTCACCCCCCTATTTCGACGAGGAGGACTTCTTCCCCGAGCCGCCCCCGCGGGACGGTCTGGCCGCCGACGGGCTGCTGGAGCCGGACGTGGACTTCCTCAGCCGGCAGCTGCAGGAGTACTACCGCGACGGCGGCGAGTCCGACGGCGGCTACCGCTGCCCGGCGCCGGCCGCCGCCTTCCCGCCGTCGCCCGCCTCGCCCGGCTTCGCCTACGAGTGCTGCGGAGCGGCGGGGGCGGCTCTGCTCTCCCCCGGGGGGCGGCTCCAGGCGCTGGGCTCGGCcaagcggcggcggcgggtgcGCTCCGAGgcggagctgcagcagctccgtCAGGCCGCCAACgtgcgggagcggcggcggaTGCAGTCCATCAACGACGCCTTCGAGGGGCTGCGCTCGCACATCCCCACCCTGCCCTACGAGAAGCGGCTCTCCAAGGTGGACACGCTGCGCCTGGCCATCGGCTACATCAACTTCCTCAGCGAGCTGGTGCAGTCCGACCTGCCGCTGCGCAGCGCGGGCAGCGAGAGCCCCAGCCAGCCCAAGAAAATCATCATCTGCCACCGCGGCACAA GATCTCCCTCCCCGAGCGACCCCGACTACGGACTCCCCCCTCTGGCCGGTCACTCGCTGTCGTGGACTGACGAAAAGCAGCTCAAGGAACAAAACATCATCAGGACAGCCAAAGTATGGACCCCCGAGGATCCACGGAAGGTGAACAAGCAGCCGTCCCGCAACGACATCGAGAACGAGCCCCCCTTCGACTTCGTGGCGTGA